In Podarcis raffonei isolate rPodRaf1 chromosome 8, rPodRaf1.pri, whole genome shotgun sequence, the genomic window cctaggaccctcgtacctacgggaccacctctcctggtatgccccacagaggaacttacggtcttcaaataaaaacatcttggaggtccctcCCGGGCCAcggggaggttaggctggcctcaaccagagccagggctttttcggccatggccccgatctggtggatcgctctgtcgcaagagactggggccctgcgggacttgacatctttccgcagggcctgcaagacggagctgttccaccaggcctttggctgaggcacagcctgacccccttctttggtaatcctcacagaactctagcccaatggttgccattaatttgattttgaattgattttagaatgaattgattttagaacgtGTATCGTTTTATTGTTGGTAGcctctctgagcccggcttcggctggggagggcgggatataccgtaaataatgtattattattattattgtccagGCCCCCAGAGGGAGGTGTTCTGCAGAGCTTAGCTGCCCATCCCTCTCTTCCCCTAGAAGCCGGGGAGACCAGCAGCAGAGCTGGGTGGCCCCTTTTGGGTTCTCCTTGAGGTGCCCACTTCACCCAGCCTCTTGGGAGTGAGGGGTTGACGTGTTGCAGTTGCTCAAGTAAAGGGAGTGTGAGAGGCTTCTTTTGGGCACCCTACCCTTTGATGCAAGGGATCctccacccctgttttaaaacttcTACCTTCACCAGGGGTGGCCCCTGCCTTTACGCCGCCTGAGGCCAAAGTGAAAGGTCTGCTCTGCTGCCGAAGTCTCCCTGCCCTGCCAAAGCTATGGGCTGTGTGGCAGTGCCAGCAAAGAGCGGACAGCAGCACCGGGTTCCGGTTAGAACTTGTAAGGTTCTGGCGAGATTTCTCGTCGTGTTGCAGGAATTTaggtataggttggggggggttgcccctccaaaGATATCATGCACATGTAGCCCACTACCAAAAGCAGCACAAtctcttttgtgacttttgtgatttgcccCCACAAACTTTTCAtgacagtttcttcctatctgttcaaagggcctctgctgcacgataccaaatgtaagaattcactgattaATGTATCTATGtcctggctcactgggaaaacttcagaaattcctatagacatgtgagctcagctactcagcagcccctctgcctgagtgataattcctggcatcctgatacctgagtgccagacaggtagccattccagaaataacaaacccagatgaagacaaaaggatgtgattaacttggctgggaaacagggagatgtaaatatcttttttgttacacttgatgggtgtttggtggagggcaaggggaaccatggggcagggtccaggatgctcagattactgccaccaaacctcccctttcatgatgtaggcatgatgtattagtgatgtagtttagGGGggatgtaacatggggattagcagctaataaaatttggggggctcttttgttgggggcttccatcttgttccaccttgtggcaggtgggagtccggtcgcaacagtcttcaataaagaccaagcctactggctgctgttttgctctggtattcctggctggtgtccttgttttttgtccaagggagccttcagatttctccgttaacaattGGAAGCCGCCACCGCTTCTCCACTGGCAGTGGGGCACCGGCATGGGCACTGCCTCTTGGGGTGTCGCTGCCTTAGCCCAcctcatgagagccagtgtggtgtagtggttaggagcagtggactcgtaatctggtgaaccgggttcaattccccgctcctccacatgcagctgctgggtgaccttgggctagtcacatttctttgaagtctctcagccccactcacctcagagtgtttattgtgagggaggaagggaaaaggagattgttagccgctttgagactccctagggtagtgataaagcgggatatcaaatccaaactcttcaaactcTTCATGGGCAGGCTGGCCCTGACCTTTGCCACTGCTGAACCTCACACCAGCCTCTTTCTCACTACAAGCTACCACCAACGCCATCCTTCACAGCACAGCACACAATGCCCTCCAGGGCCTGCTCCTCTCTGGGGACGATAGGGCTCTGCCTCAGCCCTGGAGCAGGAGGCAGGTGACGCCCCACACCACGGGGGAGAAGGTCAGGAGGGTCCCTGCCTGGGGGTCCTTGGCCGCTTGACTGTAGAGCTCGCCTTCCATCATGGGGTCCGACCAGTTGGGGTTCTGGAATCCGGGCTGCGACATCTGCTTGCCAGCCGACGAAGAGCCTTGCCCTCCTCGGGAGAAGCGAGACCTCCCGAGGGAGCTCAGGCCGTATCCCACGGCTGCCCCCACTGCTGCGGCCCCTGCCACTTTCGCGCCGCGGCTGCTGCTGGAGCTTTgcccactactgctgctgctgctctttggcAGGGAGTGGAACCCGCCACGCGATGACCCTCCGCTTTTGCTGCCACCTccaccacctcctcttcctcctcccctgcggCAAAAGGCAGGCTCGCTGACGAGAGCGACCAGGAGCACCACGACCCAGTACCAGGCAGACCAGCTCTTCCTCATGGTGTTGTATCTGAAACAGAAAAAGAAGGTGAaagatcctagaattgtagagtcggaagcgACTTCCAAGGTTCATCCAgttgtaataaacgaaaatctgcccttattcccttatgggggacccaagagcccttatagagtcctttgcaggttctccatcggttggagaaaaacaacaaaggccaaccagagaatattgagaagcaaagcagctcgtaagcctgatctttattgaactgttgcaacagggtgctcccctcacatgcaggaaaggaggacccagaacccaggtgtgcccgcccttatatagacatttaaaATTGCCTGCTCTGGAGTCCACGACCACCCCTAGaaatatcatacatacatcacagaaggtgtgtagctcaagaccaccacccccgACACATCAAACCTATATCACAGAaaggggtggtctacagcagaaatctgagtgcattgtttaccaGAAATCTGAgcgcgttgtttacctcctgtctggcaggttacctgttaatgtttACTGGattgataccctggggagcctggccagtcttttgtaatgataaatacttagtacctgagccaggtcacaggctcacattATTCAtagacagacatacccttaagacaggatttgtgaaggaaaagacagtggggaggcttttccattttcctttgactttgcagagaaaacatttggtcagtttgggagccaaaatggcttcatggctgttttcctgtgctgcttcagacatgtggtttatgtatttatgtacgtgtttgcttggtacatttatgaacatttgttatatatataagaccttaatttttttatttcacagtccagcagcaaagcaggaaacTCAGCTCTCTGGGTTCTCTGCAGGCCCTGAAGGATGTTGGGCCTGAAGTCCAGCCCTCATGGCACCGCTGTGCTCCATGGGCAGACCAGAGCTGAGAATCCATTCCCCACATTGCTGCATTGCAGCTGCACTGCagtggtcagttggcaaccctagcaggcaggtggctgtgctggctgggactgatggaggtTCTGGGCCAATGCACCAGGGGTGGGAAGGCAGACCTGGGCTGAGGCTTTAGCTGAAAGCGTCAAGTTAGCTAGAGCAGACATAGGcgaactccggccctccagatgtttgggactataattcccatcatccctgaccactggtcctgttagctagggatgatgggaattgtagtcccgaacatctggagagccggggtttgcctatgcctgagctagagGGAGCCAAGGGAAGACCTTGGTGGGCTCTGTAGCTGTAGCAGAGCACAGTAGGCTAAAGCAATAATCCTGGCCTTTTCCCTGCAGCCTGAGTGACTCCCCACAGAAGAGTCCTGGATTCTAACCCTGCCTGCTCCTGAGAGAGTTGCAGCCATTCTGGGATGCCTCAGCTTAGAGGTGGCATCCTGGCAAAGTCTGGCATGGAATGTGTCTCAGGCACAAAAAGGCATTTGCTTTACTGGTTTCCAGGCAGAAGGTTGGTTTatgtggccgccgagaccacgtaacactggtcttgaaagacctacattggctcccagtacgtttccgagcacaattcaaagtgttggtgttgatctttaaagccctgaatggactcggtccagtatatctgaaggagagtctccacccccatcgttctgcccggacgctgaggtccagcgccgagggccttctggtatttccctcactgcgagaagcaaagctatagggaaccaggcacagggccttcttggtagtggcacccgccctgtggaacgccctcccactagatgtcaaagagaacaacaactaccagacttttagaagacatctgaaggcagccctgtttagggaagtttttaatgtgtgacattttaatttatttttaatctttgttggaagccgcccagagtggctggggagacccagccagatgggtggggtacaaataataaattattattaatatgatgatgatgatgaagaagaagaagaacatcagaacacgagaagagcctgctggatcaggccaaaggagccccatctagtctagcatcctgttttcacagtggccaatgagcaGGATCCCAGAATAAGAGCCCTCTCTCCCctcatgtggtttccagcaactggtgttcaggggcatcgctgcctccaactgtggaggcacaacagagccatcctggctagtagccaatgaTTGCTTAAtaatcctccatggatttgcccaatccgcttttaaagccatccaggttggcacCCACCACTTACTCCCAAAGCTACAAAGTTCAACTCTGCACTGCGTGAGAAATCCTTCCTTTTAACTGTCCAGCCCTCAGCTTCATTGGTTGCCCAGAAGGCCGAGTtttttgagagagggaggaaagcttttctctAAACACTTTCTCCAAGCCAAACGTCTATCATGTTGCCTCGCCACTTTCCCTGCAAAAGCCTCCTCTCTCACGGAAAACCCAGATTGCCGTTtgttctgtaaaggtaaagggacccctgaccattaggtccagtcgtggctgactctggggttgcgccgctcatctcgctttactggccgagggagccggcgtacagcttccgggtcatgtggccaccatgactaagccgcttctagtgaaccagagcaacgcacggaaacaccgtttaccttcccactggagtggtacctatttatctacttgcattttgacgtgctttcgaactgctaggttggcaggagctgggaccgagcaatgggagctcaccccgtcgtggggattcaaaccgccaaccttctgatcagcaagtcctgggctctgtggtttaacccacagcgccaccctgattCAGCATCAAAAGCAGGTTTTCTTGGGGCATGCGGTAGGCAGGgcaaagaaaatggaaaaagtgCTCAGACATGAACCAGGAAAGCACaggcctgtgcctagaaagcgcaGGGGAAAAGTTacgtgtggatgagcccttactgGCTCTTTCCTGTAAACTGAAAAGTCCCTGCACTCAACACAATAAGCCAGGCCTAATGACAGGGCAGAAGCTTCTGGGAACAGCAGCACAACAAAGAGGGTGAAATTGCTGAGCCATTGGCCCTCCAGGGCTTGCCACTCACATGACTCATTTGCACAAAAGCCTGAGTCCCAGGAAAGAAAACAATACTCcagtccaaacacacacacacacccttcagctGCTGTGACCCACAGGCCAACTGCCAGAGGCCACTGGCTCAGCAGTTCTCTGCTGttgcccccaacccccccaaccccccaaaccCTTTAGCAAAAACTCCAAAAGGCAAGAAGTTGGAGTGACTCACCTGAGGGGCCACTTGGGGGCAATAAAGTCAAGTCAAgtcaagtaccatatttttcgctctgtaagatgcacttttcccctcctaaaaagtaaggggaaatgtgtgtgcatcttatggagcgaatgcaggtgggaggccccaagaaaagcccccaagagctctgcgcgctctttaaagggagctcttgggggagccttaatCCCACtgtccgggagaggctgcgcgcggctatcccataagcgaACGCCCATAAGTGCAACCCCAACGGCACAGTCACCTGCCAAAAGgcagaagaggcgagcaatccgcctcatctctgtgggtttccagtgagggcaggatcctgtagcatacttccgcgacaaaaaatcaaatagaggaatttagctactgtcttggtgagctcctggtctttcccctgtaataagaagtgcATAACCTCCATCTCTGGTTTCCctgttggaatacatagatggtctagaaattgttggcagagatcatcatacattttacatttaagggcgatgtgagctagagtttccaccaggtgggcattgCATGGGcagatcctgtctccttctgccaaacccgcaaacctaccccaaaggaggttagaaggattagaacTGAACCTAGCCAGCGGAAAGGCCCTTCTTTCTTGCGGattaaacaaaaattgtaaataattaagaTTAAATTCCTGCACCCTAGAGagtcgaaaataaagaggggagcatgttttttttctgcagctgagattagttcctggcgatctatgtcccacagcctagtttttaacatggTTTTGGCGAATGGGAAAGCCACAGCGCCCAGGAGATTCCTCTGAAAGCCCGAGTTGCCAGATCTTTGTGCAAAAcagttgtagccctggggaactatggaacttcctcctgcaggaagcagtggtggccaccagcccaaggtaaaggtaaagggagccctgaccattaggtccagtcgtggccaactctggggttgcggtgctcatctcgctttattggccaagggagccagtgtacagcttccaggtcatgtggcgaaccagagcagcgcacagaaacgccgtttaccttcccactggagtggtacctatttatctacttgcacgttgaggtgctttcgaactgctaggttggcaggagcagggaccgagcaacgggagctcaccccgtcgcggggattcgaaccaccgaccttctgatcgtcaagtcctaccaccagcctagatggcttcaaatgaggattagacaaattcatggatgactCTGTTCTGCCtctacagctggaggcagcacaccaattgctggaagccacaggctgAGAGAGTTGcccttgtgctcaagtcctgcttgcaggtttgccAGAGGCATCGGACTAGACGGCCTGATCCTCAACAcaaattccagcttgtcaataaccTTCATAAACTCTACTCCACCCACGCGCCGTGACACCCAGCTGTGCGTCACTCCATCCGCCGTTTCCATGGACAACATTGGAGACGGGGCTGAAAGGGCGGAGCAGAAGAGATGACCTCTTCCATGGTCAGAGCCACCGTTCGGGCCGTGAGCAAGAGGAAGATTCAGGCCCCTAGAGCCGCCCTTACACTGACCCCATCTGCTGTGCAGAAGATAAAACAACTGTTTAAAGACAAACCTGACCATGTAGGCGTTAAAGTTGGTGTCCGTACAAGAGGCTGTAATGgactttcttatacagtggtacctcgggttatagacacttcaggttacagactccgccaacccagaaatagtacctcaggttaagaactttgcttcaggatgagaacagaaatcatgctctggtggcacagcagcagcaggaggccccattagctaaagtggtgcttcaggttaagaacagtttcaggttaagaacagacctccagaacgaattaagtacttaacccgagactAGAATACACAAAATTCAAAGGGGGACTCTGATGAGGAAGTAGTACAGGATGGTGTTAGAGTGTTTACTGAAATGAAAGCGCAACTCACACTTCTAGGAACTGAAATGGACTATATAGAAGACAAACTGTCCGgtgaatttattttcaataacccaaacatcaagGGAACGTGTGGTTGTGGAGAAAGCTTTAACATTTAAAACATCAGGACTGTAACTTTTAAGACCACAAAACTGCTTTCTGAAGTAATCACTCAGTGTGTGTGCGTTTTCACATCTTTAGGCTTTGTAATATACAGGAGAATAAAAGTACTGTGTTTTGAaagtgaacaaacaaacaaacaaactctacTCCAGGTCTGACCAACGCAAAATGGAGTAgttctattacttcccttgatctagaatTGCGATAGCTTTTCCTGCTACttcatcacattgttgactcatgtcCTGCTGTCAAGCCAGCTGACCCCCCTCCAAATTTCTGCATCTGGTTATCCATGCCAAagtgtccctattgaaatttatTTGAGTGCAGTTTGGGCCAGTAATGTTCCATTAAAAGGCAGCCTGGCTGTGCAGGGCCTTGATAGCTTAGGGAAATCCGAGGCCCTTTACCTCAGTGGTGGGAGCCCCCTAACTTACAGCATAAAGGTTTCCCCCTTGTATAGGTCAGGCCTCTGACTCGCGACCTGTGCCATGTCATTTGTGCTGAATGTACTGCTGTCGCCGGGGTTTTGTTTCCAGTGAGAAAAATGTCTTGCGACAAGGGAAATATGAGAGCGCTGATTCCCGATGAGCTTTTGACTTTACGCTCCTTGAGGATTAATAATCCATAAAGCATGTgaaaccatgtgtgtgtgtgtgtgtgtgtgtgtgtgtgtgtgcgcatcgCATTTCTTAAGTGCAAATGTGGAGCAGAAGCAGAGCAATTATTGTGAGATTAGAGTCACGTTCATTTCCCCGTCCTAACTAGACATGAGCTCAATACCATGTTGCAGAGAATCAAAGCGGATAAGCATATCGTTGTaggtttgggctgggggagggtcTGTCTGCATGATGCCCCAAGTCCTTTCTAATTCTTGGGGTCCAGTATTGGGCGGGGGAGGGAGAGGTAGAAGGTATGAGAGCAAACTTGGCACACCAAGTCAAGCATCATGATTATCCTaaccaaagcagatgctctgtgccATAGAGCAAGTGAATGggccttttacacacacacacacacacacacacacacacacacacacacacacacacgacagagagaaacttgaaggcattggtttgtgtcctactctccaaagcaggagaagacaagcttgctcatttcccatgtgacagcccttagtgttctcttctccaggctaaacatacccaactccctcgactgttcctcataaggcttgccttccagacccttgttcatcttggctgccctcctctgcacacattgcaacttgccaatatccttcttaaactgaggtgcccagaactggacacaggactccaggtggggtctgaccaaggcggaATAGAGGAGGAGTATAACTTTCCTCAATGTGGACACTTGACTTCTGTTGATGCCACCTCAAATGGCATcagctttttgctgctgcatcacacttttgactcatgttaagcttgtggtctattaAGATCCCTAGATTGTTTTTTGCATGCAAGCTGGATGTCCCAAATCTTATATTTGCGCAGCTGGTTAtctctgcctaagtgcagaacctcacatttgtccctattgaagcGAGATCTGTCAGGatgctaatgctgtgaacccctccattttatgctcaggttgtatatatgtttaaatacaactatatatcctaaagacaccacagtctcggCTGATCTTCATTCCAATGAAACCAAACCTAGAACCCTTGGAATCTCTCAGCACTCCAAGTTTGGGttggtgtgcaacaatataatAGCAAGTGCAAGGGAGGCTATTTGTCTCCACCGGACCTTCCCTCCCTAGCTGGGATCTTCATGGAAATctgttgtgtcccccccccccaatgctgcaattaggtacaggtaaaggtacccctgcccgtacgggccagtcgtgtccgactctagggttgtgcgcccatctcacttaagaggccgggggccagcgctgtccgcagacacttccgggtcacgtggccagcgtgacgaagctgctctggcgagccagcaccagcgcagcacacggaaacgccgtttaccttcccgctataaagcggtacctatttatttacttgcacttaggggtgttttcgaactgctaggtgggcaggagctgggaccgaaagacgagAGCTctccccgccgcggggattcgaaccgccgac contains:
- the LOC128420010 gene encoding keratin, type I cytoskeletal 10-like, whose amino-acid sequence is MRKSWSAWYWVVVLLVALVSEPAFCRRGGGRGGGGGGSKSGGSSRGGFHSLPKSSSSSSGQSSSSSRGAKVAGAAAVGAAVGYGLSSLGRSRFSRGGQGSSSAGKQMSQPGFQNPNWSDPMMEGELYSQAAKDPQAGTLLTFSPVVWGVTCLLLQG